Proteins co-encoded in one Kribbella qitaiheensis genomic window:
- the tuf gene encoding elongation factor Tu, translating to MAKSQFVRTKPHLNIGTMGHVDHGKTTLTAAITKVLAERDPGVNRFVAFDGIDRAPEEVQRGITINISHVEYETANRHYAHVDMPGHADYVKNMITGAAQVDAAILVVSAQDGAMPQTREHVLLAQRVGVPYLVVALNKADAVDDPELLDLVELEVRELLSEYGFPGDEVPVIRVSGLRALEGDPEWSKAIVELLDAVDEYVPVPPRELGEPFLMPIESVLTISGRGTVVTGAVERGSLRVGDAVEVVGLGPTVASVAIGMETFGKSLESAEAGDNAAVLLRGIKRDEVRRGQVVVLPGSVRPHRKFRAQLHALSTAEGGRHTPFAADYRPQFYFRTTDVSGGIDLGEITLVMPGDTIELGVELAKPVAMDVGLGFAVREGGHTVAAGTVTELLD from the coding sequence ATGGCCAAGAGCCAGTTCGTGCGGACCAAGCCGCACCTCAACATCGGAACCATGGGCCACGTGGACCATGGCAAGACCACGCTGACCGCCGCGATCACCAAGGTGCTCGCCGAGCGCGACCCGGGCGTCAACCGCTTCGTCGCGTTCGACGGGATCGACCGGGCGCCGGAGGAGGTCCAGCGCGGGATCACCATCAACATCTCGCACGTCGAGTACGAGACCGCCAACCGGCACTACGCGCACGTCGACATGCCCGGGCACGCCGACTACGTGAAGAACATGATCACCGGCGCCGCCCAGGTGGACGCCGCGATCCTGGTCGTGTCGGCGCAGGACGGCGCCATGCCGCAGACCCGTGAGCACGTGCTGCTCGCGCAACGCGTCGGAGTGCCGTACCTGGTGGTCGCGCTGAACAAGGCGGACGCCGTCGACGACCCCGAACTGCTCGACCTGGTCGAGCTGGAGGTCCGGGAGTTGCTGTCGGAGTACGGCTTCCCGGGTGACGAGGTGCCGGTGATCCGCGTTTCCGGCCTGCGCGCGCTCGAGGGCGACCCCGAGTGGAGCAAGGCGATCGTCGAGTTGCTGGACGCGGTCGACGAGTACGTGCCGGTGCCGCCGCGTGAGCTGGGCGAGCCGTTCCTGATGCCGATCGAGAGCGTGCTCACCATCAGTGGGCGCGGCACGGTCGTCACCGGTGCGGTCGAGCGCGGCTCGCTGCGTGTCGGCGACGCCGTCGAGGTGGTGGGTCTCGGCCCGACCGTCGCGAGTGTGGCGATCGGGATGGAGACGTTCGGCAAGTCGCTGGAGTCCGCGGAGGCGGGCGACAACGCCGCCGTACTGCTGCGTGGCATCAAGCGCGACGAGGTCCGTCGCGGCCAGGTGGTGGTGCTGCCGGGCAGCGTGCGGCCGCACCGGAAGTTCCGGGCGCAACTGCACGCGCTGTCGACGGCCGAGGGCGGCCGGCACACGCCGTTCGCCGCGGACTACCGGCCGCAGTTCTACTTCCGTACGACGGACGTGTCCGGTGGCATCGACCTCGGTGAGATCACCCTGGTGATGCCCGGCGACACGATCGAGCTCGGCGTGGAGCTGGCCAAGCCGGTGGCGATGGACGTCGGCCTCGGCTTCGCCGTCCGCGAAGGCGGCCACACGGTCGCCGCCGGCACGGTGACCGAACTGCTCGACTAA
- a CDS encoding sigma factor-like helix-turn-helix DNA-binding protein — MGEWIPEPLPGGTEWASSRTPSDPADRITLDESINMAFLVVLESMTPAERVTFVLHDVFRYPFKEVAEIVGRTPAACRQLATSARRRIRAADAPVTPTAQQVGIVRDFKQAWEAKDIGALIGLLDPDATSIADGGGLVQAFLQPIEGGETIARFLVDLAERAGDLELAESTVNGQPGLIGRQNGVTVTVFAFDIVDNRVKHLWAIRNPEKLRPWTE, encoded by the coding sequence GTGGGCGAGTGGATTCCGGAGCCGCTGCCCGGCGGGACGGAGTGGGCCAGCTCGCGGACGCCTTCCGATCCGGCCGACCGGATCACGCTCGACGAGTCGATCAACATGGCGTTCCTCGTCGTACTCGAGTCGATGACGCCGGCGGAGCGGGTGACGTTCGTCCTGCACGACGTCTTCCGCTATCCCTTCAAGGAAGTGGCGGAGATCGTCGGCCGTACGCCGGCAGCGTGCCGTCAGCTGGCCACGTCGGCCCGTCGGCGGATCCGCGCCGCGGATGCTCCGGTGACCCCGACCGCTCAGCAGGTCGGCATCGTCAGAGATTTCAAGCAGGCTTGGGAGGCCAAGGACATCGGCGCGCTGATCGGCCTGCTCGACCCGGACGCCACCTCGATCGCGGACGGCGGCGGCCTGGTCCAGGCCTTCCTCCAGCCGATCGAGGGCGGCGAGACGATCGCCCGTTTCCTCGTGGACCTCGCCGAGCGGGCCGGAGACCTCGAACTCGCCGAGAGCACGGTCAACGGTCAGCCAGGTCTGATCGGCCGGCAGAACGGCGTGACCGTCACGGTCTTCGCCTTCGACATCGTCGACAACCGGGTCAAGCACCTCTGGGCGATCCGGAACCCGGAGAAGCTGCGTCCCTGGACCGAATGA
- a CDS encoding DUF4031 domain-containing protein produces the protein MILIDPPVWPGWDRVWSHLVSDESLDELHAFARQAGIPARAFDRDHYDVPSDKYDELIAAGATPVASRDLVRRLINSGLRHRKGT, from the coding sequence GTGATCCTGATCGACCCGCCGGTCTGGCCGGGCTGGGACCGGGTCTGGTCCCATCTGGTCAGCGACGAATCCCTCGACGAGTTGCATGCCTTCGCCCGCCAGGCAGGTATCCCGGCTCGCGCCTTCGACCGGGACCACTACGACGTACCGTCCGACAAGTACGACGAACTGATCGCGGCCGGCGCCACCCCGGTCGCCAGCCGCGACCTGGTCCGCCGCCTGATCAACTCCGGCCTCCGCCACCGCAAAGGCACCTGA